In Larimichthys crocea isolate SSNF chromosome VI, L_crocea_2.0, whole genome shotgun sequence, one genomic interval encodes:
- the cdkn1a gene encoding cyclin-dependent kinase inhibitor 1 isoform X2 gives MSTHKRILRTLGNGPARRNLFGPVDREQLQADYQAILRKDLEEASTRWGFDFRLDKPLESSEFQWEGIPSAKVPLLYRSCMFGLGQEKDQRVTEAAVTPKRRRVEPPPRREKENIPCSPERCELDLEKTPEKGENTGLKRKQTNITDFYQAKRRVVWMPRKSGE, from the exons ATGTCAACTCACAAGCGGATCCTGAGAACCCTGGGAAATGGCCCTGCTCGACGAAACCTGTTCGGCCCAGTCGACCGAGAGCAGCTTCAGGCGGACTACCAGGCCATCCTGCGGAAAGACCTGGAGGAGGCTTCGACTCGTTGGGGTTTCGACTTCCGCTTGGACAAACCTCTGGAGAGCAGCGAGTTCCAGTGGGAGGGAATCCCTAGTGCCAAGGTGCCACTGCTCTACAGATCCTGTATGTTCGGTCTGGGGCAGGAGAAAGACCAGAGGGTGACCGAGGCAGCAGTTACGCCCAAGAGAAGAAGGGTGGAGCCGCCACCAcggagggagaaggagaacaTCCCATGTTCGCCAGAGAGATGTGAACTCGACCTGGAGAAAACACCAGAGAAGGGAGAGAACACAGGGCTGAAGAGGAAGCAGACAAACATTACAG ATTTCTATCAGGCTAAAAGAAGAGTAGTTTGGATGCCGCGCAAATCCGGCGAGTGA
- the cdkn1a gene encoding cyclin-dependent kinase inhibitor 1 isoform X1 has translation MCRIMSTHKRILRTLGNGPARRNLFGPVDREQLQADYQAILRKDLEEASTRWGFDFRLDKPLESSEFQWEGIPSAKVPLLYRSCMFGLGQEKDQRVTEAAVTPKRRRVEPPPRREKENIPCSPERCELDLEKTPEKGENTGLKRKQTNITDFYQAKRRVVWMPRKSGE, from the exons tgCAGAATTATGTCAACTCACAAGCGGATCCTGAGAACCCTGGGAAATGGCCCTGCTCGACGAAACCTGTTCGGCCCAGTCGACCGAGAGCAGCTTCAGGCGGACTACCAGGCCATCCTGCGGAAAGACCTGGAGGAGGCTTCGACTCGTTGGGGTTTCGACTTCCGCTTGGACAAACCTCTGGAGAGCAGCGAGTTCCAGTGGGAGGGAATCCCTAGTGCCAAGGTGCCACTGCTCTACAGATCCTGTATGTTCGGTCTGGGGCAGGAGAAAGACCAGAGGGTGACCGAGGCAGCAGTTACGCCCAAGAGAAGAAGGGTGGAGCCGCCACCAcggagggagaaggagaacaTCCCATGTTCGCCAGAGAGATGTGAACTCGACCTGGAGAAAACACCAGAGAAGGGAGAGAACACAGGGCTGAAGAGGAAGCAGACAAACATTACAG ATTTCTATCAGGCTAAAAGAAGAGTAGTTTGGATGCCGCGCAAATCCGGCGAGTGA
- the tmcc2 gene encoding transmembrane and coiled-coil domains protein 2 — translation MLDKSEVATLGLPSTTSHGGSDSNISADGAAAAASGVMAGGAECSGAGEPQRTRAALEHLQQKILKVTEQIRVEQEARDDNVAEYLKLAHNADKQQASRIKQVFEKKNQKSAQTIAHLHKKLEHYHKKLKEIEQNGPARQPKDVLRDMQQGLKDVGANVRAGISGFGGGVVEGVKGGVSALTHTAVVSKPREFASLIRNKFGSADNIAHLKDTLEDGVGGHSEDAPTPRALSGSATLVSSPKYGSDDECSSATSGSGAGSNSGGAGGGGGGGGGGGLLGPTMGSPRLDGHHHHHHHMHSSWDSLLEGLQEIKASQAHMEDAIEDMKGQLQSDYSYMTQCLQEERYRYERLEEQLNDLTELHQNEMTNLKQELASMEEKVAYQSYERARDIQEAVESCLTRITKLELQQQQQQVVQLEGVENANARALLGKLINVILALMAVLLVFVSTLANFITPLMKTRARVAATVLLTLLLFVLWKQWDFVEPWLLPS, via the exons ATG cTGGACAAGAGCGAGGTGGCAACTCTAGGCCTACCCTCCACTACCAGCCATGGAGGCTCTGACAGTAACATCAGCGCGGACGGAGCGGCGGCAGCAGCGTCTGGGGTCATGGCAGGGGGTGCTGAGTGTTCAGGGGCCGGCGAGCCACAGAGGACCCGTGCTGCTCTGGAGCACCTGCAGCAGAAGATCCTAAAGGTCACCGAGCAGATTCGCGTGGAGCAGGAGGCCCGTGACGACAACGTTGCAGAATACCTGAAGTTGGCCCACAACGCAGACAAACAACAGGCGTCCAGGATAAAGCAGGTGTTTGAGAAGAAGAACCAGAAGTCTGCACAGACCATCGCGCACTTGCACAAGAAACTAGAGCACTATCACAAGAAGCTAAAGGAGATAGAACAG AATGGACCAGCCCGTCAGCCCAAGGATGTCCTGCGGGACATGCAGCAGGGATTAAAGGACGTCGGGGCTAATGTTCGTGCTGGGATAAGTGGTTTTGGAGGCGGTGTAGTCGAAGGAGTCAAAGGTGGAGTATCTGCCCTCACTCACACAGCCGTGGTCTCCAAGCCGAGAGAATTTGCCAGTCTAATCAGGAACAAGTTTGGCAGTGCAGATAACATTGCCCACTTAAAGGACACACTCGAGGACGGAGTCGGGGGTCACTCTGAGGACGCCCCCACACCTCGTGCCCTGAGTGGAAGTGCCACTCTGGTCTCAAGCCCAAAGTACGGCAGCGACGACGAGTGCTCCAGCGCCACGTCCGGCTCCGGAGCAGGTAGTAATTCTGGTGGTGcaggcggtggaggaggaggaggaggaggaggagggttgttAGGACCAACCATGGGGAGCCCTAGACTGGACgggcaccaccaccaccaccatcacatgCACAGCTCTTGGGACTCTCTACTTGAGGGCCTGCAGGAGATAAAAGCCAGCCAGGCGCACATGGAGGACGCCATCGAGGACATGAAggggcagctgcagagtgaCTACTCCTACATGACACAGTGCCTGCAAGAAGAGAGATACAG GTATGAGCGACTTGAAGAACAGCTGAATGACTTAACAGAGCTGCACCAGAACGAGATGACTAATCTTAAACAGGAACTCGCCAGCATGGAGGAAAAAGTCGCCTACCAGTCCTACGAGCGAGCAAGAGACATTCAG GAAGCTGTGGAGTCGTGCCTGACCCGCATCACCaagctggagctgcagcagcaacagcagcaggtcGTCCAGTTGGAGGGAGTTGAGAATGCCAATGCTCGAGCTCTGCTGGGCAAACTCATCAACGTCATCCTGGCGCTCATGGCTGTGCTGCTGGTCTTTGTCTCCACCTTGGCCAACTTCATCACCCCgctgatgaagaccagagcCCGGGTGGCCGCCACCGTCCTGCTGACCTTGCTGCTGTTCGTCCTGTGGAAGCAGTGGGACTTTGTGGAGCCATGGCTGCTGCCCAGCTGA